One Gelria sp. Kuro-4 DNA segment encodes these proteins:
- the leuS gene encoding leucine--tRNA ligase, with amino-acid sequence MADEERYDFKAIEGKWQRIWEEEQAYRVLNRTDKPNYYVLEMFPYPSGALHMGHIRNYSIGDVVARFKTMQGYNVLHPMGWDAFGMPAENAAIQHGTQPAEWTRRNIANMKAQQKRLGTSYDWQREVTTCNPDYYRWTEWMFLLMYKRGLAYKKKAPVNWCPSCQTVLANEQVIDGECWRCGTPVAKKDLEQWFFKITDYAERLLEDLSLLGGWPERVRVMQENWIGKSVGAAVTFPLPGHKEGITVFTTRQDTLYGVTFMVLAPEHPLVMELVKGTEREEAVRAFVEKCRQQSEIARTAQDTEKEGLDLGVYCINPLNGEQVPVWVANYVLLEYGTGAVMGVPAHDQRDFEFAKKYGFPIRVVIQPEGEELDPARMTAAYAEPGVLVNSGPFNGLPNLEAQQKIGAYLEEKGWGRRTVTYRLRDWLVSRQRYWGAPIPIIYCPQCGTVPVPEEDLPVLLPENVKFDPGVISPLAHVPEFVNTTCPKCGRPARRETDTMDTFICSSWYYYRYADPKNAAAPFGKDAVEAWLPVDQYIGGIEHAVLHLLYSRFFTKVLYDAGLVSNVEPFTNLLTQGMVIKDGAKMSKSKGNVVSPDDIFAKYGADTARLFILFAAPPDKDLDWSDQGVEGAWRFLGRVWRLVMSNKEVFRQKGDGGGGLARADRDLRRKVHATLKKVTEDVAERFNFNTAIAAVMELVNEIHRYLERVPVAEQKAAVVREALEILLLVLAPFVPHITEELWHQTGHTDSIHRQTWPQWDEQALAAEEITVVVQVNGRLRDRMVVPADSAEDEIERLALGLDKVRAQLDGKRVVKVINVPGKLVNIVAR; translated from the coding sequence TTGGCCGACGAGGAACGGTACGATTTTAAAGCAATCGAGGGTAAGTGGCAGCGGATCTGGGAAGAAGAGCAGGCTTACCGCGTTTTGAACCGCACGGACAAGCCGAACTACTACGTGCTGGAGATGTTCCCCTACCCCTCCGGCGCGCTCCATATGGGACACATCCGTAATTACTCCATTGGCGATGTGGTGGCGCGTTTTAAAACCATGCAGGGCTACAACGTGCTGCACCCCATGGGCTGGGATGCCTTCGGCATGCCGGCGGAGAACGCGGCCATCCAGCATGGTACGCAGCCGGCGGAGTGGACGCGGCGTAACATCGCCAACATGAAGGCACAGCAGAAACGACTGGGCACCAGCTACGACTGGCAGCGCGAGGTGACCACCTGCAACCCGGACTACTACCGCTGGACCGAGTGGATGTTTCTCCTGATGTACAAACGCGGCCTGGCGTACAAGAAGAAGGCGCCGGTAAACTGGTGCCCCTCCTGCCAGACGGTGCTGGCCAACGAGCAGGTCATCGACGGTGAGTGCTGGCGCTGCGGTACCCCGGTAGCGAAGAAGGACCTGGAACAGTGGTTCTTTAAGATTACCGACTATGCCGAGCGCCTGCTCGAGGACCTGTCGCTCCTGGGCGGCTGGCCGGAGCGGGTGCGCGTGATGCAGGAGAACTGGATCGGCAAGAGCGTCGGTGCCGCCGTGACGTTTCCGCTGCCAGGGCACAAGGAGGGCATCACCGTCTTTACGACCCGGCAGGACACGCTCTACGGTGTGACTTTCATGGTGCTGGCGCCCGAGCACCCGCTGGTGATGGAACTGGTTAAAGGTACGGAGCGGGAGGAGGCCGTGCGCGCCTTTGTCGAGAAGTGCCGGCAGCAGAGTGAGATTGCGCGTACCGCCCAGGACACGGAGAAAGAGGGCCTGGATCTCGGGGTGTACTGCATTAACCCCCTAAACGGCGAGCAGGTCCCGGTTTGGGTCGCCAACTACGTTCTCCTGGAGTACGGGACGGGCGCCGTGATGGGTGTGCCGGCGCACGACCAGCGCGACTTCGAGTTCGCCAAGAAGTACGGCTTCCCCATCCGGGTGGTGATTCAGCCGGAAGGCGAGGAGCTGGATCCTGCCCGTATGACTGCGGCTTATGCCGAGCCGGGGGTGCTGGTGAATTCCGGCCCCTTTAACGGCCTGCCCAACCTCGAGGCCCAGCAGAAGATCGGTGCCTACCTGGAAGAGAAGGGTTGGGGCAGGCGTACGGTCACCTACCGGCTGCGCGACTGGCTGGTTTCCCGCCAGCGTTACTGGGGCGCGCCCATCCCCATCATCTATTGCCCTCAGTGCGGCACGGTCCCTGTGCCGGAGGAAGACCTGCCGGTGCTCCTTCCTGAGAACGTCAAGTTCGACCCGGGCGTGATCTCGCCGCTCGCGCACGTGCCCGAGTTCGTCAACACCACCTGCCCGAAGTGCGGCAGGCCGGCGCGGCGCGAGACCGATACCATGGACACCTTCATCTGCTCTTCCTGGTACTACTATCGCTACGCCGACCCGAAAAACGCGGCGGCACCTTTCGGCAAGGACGCGGTGGAGGCGTGGCTCCCGGTGGACCAGTACATCGGCGGCATTGAGCACGCGGTGCTGCACCTTCTGTACTCGCGCTTCTTCACCAAGGTACTCTACGATGCCGGCCTGGTGAGCAATGTGGAGCCGTTCACCAACCTGCTCACCCAGGGTATGGTGATTAAAGACGGCGCCAAGATGTCGAAATCCAAGGGGAATGTGGTGAGTCCGGATGATATCTTCGCCAAGTACGGGGCGGATACGGCCCGGCTCTTCATCCTCTTTGCAGCCCCGCCGGATAAAGACCTGGACTGGAGCGACCAGGGCGTGGAGGGTGCCTGGCGTTTCCTGGGCCGCGTCTGGCGCTTGGTTATGAGCAACAAGGAAGTGTTCAGGCAGAAGGGTGACGGCGGCGGCGGACTGGCGCGGGCGGACCGCGACCTCCGGCGTAAGGTGCACGCCACCTTGAAGAAGGTTACGGAGGACGTGGCTGAACGCTTCAACTTCAACACCGCCATCGCGGCCGTCATGGAGCTGGTCAACGAGATCCACCGCTACCTGGAGCGCGTGCCTGTGGCCGAGCAGAAGGCGGCTGTTGTCCGGGAAGCCTTGGAGATTCTCCTTTTGGTGCTGGCTCCCTTTGTCCCGCACATCACCGAGGAGCTCTGGCACCAGACGGGGCATACCGATAGCATTCACCGCCAGACCTGGCCGCAGTGGGATGAACAGGCGCTGGCCGCCGAAGAGATTACCGTGGTGGTGCAGGTGAACGGCCGCCTGCGCGACAGGATGGTGGTACCGGCCGACAGCGCGGAGGACGAAATCGAGCGGCTGGCCCTGGGCCTGGACAAGGTACGGGCGCAGCTCGACGGCAAGCGGGTGGTCAAGGTGATCAATGTCCCCGGAAAACTGGTTAACATTGTCGCCCGCTAG
- a CDS encoding helix-hairpin-helix domain-containing protein has product MGNLTRTQQYLLFGLAGVLLVAASLLYWRHVAAPEAVVIEPPPAAGPAAPPQAVTAPGAEAGAGAEQRAEVVVHVAGAVAQSGVYHLAEGSRVVDAIAAAGGAGAEADVDALNLAQPLVDGQKVWVPKRGEVPAAGAAGAAAGAVPGGSAGGSGKVNINAAGLAELETLPGIGPALAQRILDYRAAHGPFRSLEDLKNVSGIGDKRFAELKDYITLY; this is encoded by the coding sequence GTGGGCAACCTGACGCGCACGCAGCAGTACCTGCTCTTCGGCCTGGCCGGGGTGCTCCTTGTGGCGGCCTCGCTGCTTTACTGGCGGCACGTGGCTGCTCCGGAAGCCGTGGTGATTGAACCGCCGCCGGCTGCGGGCCCTGCGGCTCCGCCCCAGGCGGTGACCGCGCCCGGAGCCGAGGCGGGCGCAGGGGCGGAGCAGCGGGCGGAAGTGGTGGTACATGTGGCCGGGGCGGTGGCCCAAAGCGGGGTCTACCACCTTGCGGAGGGAAGCCGGGTGGTGGATGCCATAGCGGCGGCGGGCGGCGCCGGCGCCGAGGCGGATGTGGACGCCCTCAACCTGGCCCAACCCCTGGTGGATGGTCAGAAGGTGTGGGTGCCCAAACGCGGAGAGGTTCCGGCAGCGGGGGCGGCCGGCGCGGCGGCGGGGGCTGTACCCGGGGGCTCGGCGGGCGGAAGCGGCAAGGTTAACATCAACGCCGCCGGCCTGGCCGAACTTGAGACCCTGCCCGGGATCGGGCCGGCCCTGGCCCAGCGCATCCTGGACTACCGGGCGGCGCACGGACCTTTTCGCAGCCTGGAGGATCTGAAAAACGTTTCGGGGATCGGCGACAAGAGGTTTGCTGAACTGAAGGACTACATCACACTCTACTGA